One genomic window of Gossypium hirsutum isolate 1008001.06 chromosome D11, Gossypium_hirsutum_v2.1, whole genome shotgun sequence includes the following:
- the LOC107904627 gene encoding dehydration-responsive element-binding protein 1D: MDSLSLDYGPVSSPMSDSGSGNGASRPPNFSDEDVMLASCYPKKRAGRKKFRETRHPVFRGVRRRNSGKWVCEVREPYKKSRIWLGTFPTEEMAARAHDVAALALRGRLACLNFADSAWRLPVPASTDPKDIQKAAAEAAEAFRPVDSAGDGSKTAEKTAVEGTKESEEVFYLDEEAVFGREKFLANMAAGMMMSPPHSGYEKDEQEFEFADGYVRLWSYSI, translated from the coding sequence ATGGATTCTTTGAGTTTAGATTATGGGCCGGTTTCGTCACCGATGTCGGATAGTGGGAGTGGAAATGGAGCTTCTCGTCCGCCGAATTTTTCCGATGAAGACGTGATGTTAGCTTCGTGTTACCCAAAGAAGCGAGCGGGAAGGAAGAAATTCCGGGAAACTCGACACCCGGTGTTCCGAGGAGTTCGCCGGAGGAACTCCGGAAAATGGGTTTGTGAAGTAAGGGAACCTTACAAAAAGTCAAGGATTTGGCTCGGGACTTTTCCGACGGAAGAGATGGCGGCGCGTGCTCACGACGTGGCGGCGTTAGCTCTGAGAGGAAGGTTAGCTTGTTTGAACTTCGCTGACTCTGCTTGGAGACTCCCTGTACCAGCTTCTACCGATCCGAAAGACATCCAGAAAGCGGCGGCGGAGGCAGCGGAAGCTTTCCGACCTGTTGATTCCGCCGGAGATGGCTCAAAGACAGCTGAAAAAACGGCGGTGGAGGGAACTAAAGAGTCGGAAGAAGTGTTTTATTTGGACGAAGAAGCAGTGTTTGGGAGAGAAAAGTTTCTGGCAAACATGGCGGCGGGGATGATGATGTCTCCGCCTCACAGTGGATATGAAAAAGATGAACAAGAATTTGAGTTTGCCGATGGTTATGTACGGCTGTGGAGCTATTCTATTTAA
- the LOC107904625 gene encoding post-GPI attachment to proteins factor 3 has product MNQIARSHLIMFLFALSFLVPSIEASEGDADPIYKTCLEDCEKSGCVGEMCFQHCKFSSDGKPIDGPWYLQEPLYQKWKQWDCRSDCRYHCMIAREEQRWKLGGKPIKYHGKWPFQRVYAIQEPAAVAFSAISLAIQFHGWLSFFILLNYKLPLRPDKKTYYEYTGLFHIYAILAMNFWFWSAVCHTRDVELTEKLDYSSAVALVGFSFILTILRTFDVRDEASRVMVAAPLIAFVMTHILYLNFYKLDYGLNTKVCMAMGVANLLIWGVWAGITSHPSRWKVWLFNVGGTIALLLEIYDFPPYKGFIDAHALWHAANIPLAYISWSFVRDDAVFRTSTLLKKTK; this is encoded by the exons ATGAATCAAATAGCTCGAAGCCATTTGATTATGTTTCTTTTTGCTCTTTCCTTTCTTGTTCCTTCAATTGAAGCCAGTGAAGGTGATGCTGATCCGATTTACAA GACTTGTTTAGAAGACTGTGAAAAAAGTGGGTGTGTAGGGGAAATGTGTTTTCAACACTGTAAATTCTCTTCCGATGGGAAACCAATTGATGGACCATGGTATTTGCAAGAACCCCTTTATCAGAAATGGAAACAATGGGATTGTCGGTCCGATTGTCGGTACCATTGTATGATTGCTAGAGAGGAACAGAGATGGAAACTCGGTGGGAAACCGATCAAATATCACGGAAAATGGCCTTTCCAACGCGTCTACGCGATCCAG GAACCGGCAGCTGTAGCATTCTCTGCGATAAGCCTCGCGATTCAGTTTCATGGTTGGCTCTCGTTTTTTATCCTTTTGAATTATAAGTTGCCTTTAAGGCCTGATAAAAAGACTTATTATGAATACACTGGCTTGTTTCACATCTATGCCATCCTTGCAATGAATTTCTGGTTTTGGAGTGCCGTTTGTCACACTCG AGATGTTGAGTTGACAGAGAAGCTGGATTATTCATCTGCCGTTGCACTAGTTGGATTCAGTTTTATTCTAACAATCCTACGAACCTTTGATGTGAGAGACGAAGCTTCGAGAGTCATGGTTGCTGCTCCGTTGATTGCGTTTGTGATGACACATATCTTGTATCTGAACTTCTACAAGCTTGATTATG GTCTAAATACGAAAGTTTGTATGGCCATGGGTGTAGCCAACCTCCTCATTTGGGGAGTTTGGGCCGGTATAACGAGCCATCCTTCACGGTGGAAGGTCTGGTTGTTCAATGTAGGGGGAACCATCGCATTGCTATTGGAAATATACGATTTCCCACCTTATAAAGGCTTTATCGATGCTCATGCTCTCTGGCATGCAGCCAATATCCCTCTCGCATACATTTCCTGGAGCTTTGTCAGGGACGATGCCGTGTTCAGGACCTCAACACTCCTCAAGAAAACGAAATGA